From a single Pseudoalteromonas nigrifaciens genomic region:
- the flgL gene encoding flagellar hook-associated protein FlgL, which translates to MRLSNNLMYQNSINKILQNQNGVANAQERVNTRQKYLSTSEAPADISQAMLYTNKIQSNEQYTKNINQLNGRLKTEESVLQGINESIQAAKDIALKAGNGAYSKDDLKSLASELSEIQKTLANLMNTRSEDGKYIFSGYQDNTQPYQFDAASGTYNYQGDQGQHKITIAEGVSIKSSDNGYDTFEKTNARLNVASNTGSIPTLTPPNNITAGSVYVDKQGVFDQFHKEQYNADPTAAPSANTFNIVVSAGTNPGDPQQYEIQRAGNPLNPPVTGAVQAGEPIEFAGMKIQLSGAAPGQLDFSLEPPHKENVLNTLQGLITGLNNGTLTGDDFQQALNDGVTQLQNASEQVVFTQASLGGRMNVLERVTDSNSALDIQNQSNRSSLLEVDMAAAISELTQQETALQASQATFGRLAKLSLFDYI; encoded by the coding sequence ATGCGTTTATCAAATAACTTAATGTATCAAAACAGCATTAATAAAATATTACAAAATCAAAATGGCGTAGCAAACGCACAAGAGCGAGTAAATACTAGGCAAAAGTATTTATCTACCTCAGAAGCGCCTGCCGACATATCGCAAGCTATGCTGTATACCAATAAAATACAAAGCAATGAGCAATATACAAAAAATATTAACCAGCTCAATGGCCGACTCAAAACCGAAGAAAGCGTACTGCAAGGTATTAACGAAAGTATTCAAGCGGCTAAAGATATTGCCTTAAAAGCAGGTAATGGCGCATACAGTAAAGACGACTTAAAGTCGTTAGCGTCGGAGCTAAGCGAAATACAAAAAACGTTAGCTAATTTAATGAACACCCGTTCAGAAGATGGTAAGTACATATTTTCAGGCTACCAAGACAACACGCAACCGTATCAGTTTGATGCTGCCAGCGGCACATACAATTACCAAGGCGATCAAGGTCAGCATAAAATTACTATTGCCGAAGGTGTGTCGATTAAATCTAGCGACAACGGCTACGACACCTTTGAAAAAACCAATGCACGGCTAAATGTGGCGTCAAATACCGGCAGTATTCCTACATTAACACCCCCAAATAACATTACAGCGGGTAGTGTGTATGTAGATAAACAAGGAGTGTTCGATCAGTTTCATAAAGAGCAATATAATGCTGATCCCACTGCCGCACCTTCGGCAAATACCTTTAATATAGTGGTTTCTGCGGGAACTAACCCAGGCGATCCGCAGCAATATGAAATTCAGCGCGCAGGTAACCCATTAAACCCACCTGTTACCGGGGCGGTACAAGCAGGCGAGCCAATTGAATTTGCGGGCATGAAAATTCAGCTAAGCGGCGCTGCACCTGGGCAGCTTGATTTTAGTCTCGAGCCACCTCATAAAGAAAACGTACTTAATACGCTACAAGGTTTAATTACAGGCTTAAATAATGGCACGCTTACGGGGGACGATTTTCAGCAAGCACTTAACGATGGTGTAACGCAGTTACAAAATGCCAGCGAACAAGTTGTGTTTACCCAAGCGAGTTTAGGTGGGCGGATGAATGTGCTAGAAAGAGTAACCGACTCTAACTCTGCGCTAGACATTCAAAACCAAAGTAATCGTTCAAGCCTGCTTGAAGTAGATATGGCTGCTGCAATTAGCGAACTCACTCAGCAAGAAACCGCACTCCAAGCGTCGCAAGCTACTTTCGGCCGCTTAGCCAAACTCTCGTTATTTGATTATATTTAA